In Rhodococcus qingshengii JCM 15477, the sequence TCGAGGAGCGAGTTGGTACCGAGACGGTTTGCACCGTGTACGGAGACACAGGCGCATTCGCCGGCCGCGTACAGACCCTTGACGATCTCGTCGTTGTTGCGCAGCACCTCACCGTTGATCTTGGTGGGGATACCGCCCATGACGTAGTGGCACGTCGGGTAGACGGGCACGGGCTCCTTGACGGGGTCCACGCCGAGGTAGGTGCGCGAGAACTCCATGATGTCGGGGAGCTTTTCGTCGAGAACTTCCTCGGGGATGTGCGTCACGTCGATGTAGACGTAGTCCTTGTTCGGGCCGGCGCCGCGGCCTTCGAGAACCTCGAGGACCATCGAACGAGCCACGATGTCACGCGGAGCGAGGTCCTTGATGGTGGGTGCGTAACGCTCCATGAAGCGTTCACCGTCGGCATTACGGAGAATGCCACCTTCACCGCGGACGGCTTCCGAGATCAGGATGCCGAGACCGGCGAGTCCTGTCGGGTGGAACTGGTGGAACTCCATGTCCTCGAGGGGCAGGCCCTTGCGGAAGATGATGCCCATGCCGTCACCGGTGAGGGTGTGCGCGTTGGACGTCGTCTTGTACATGCGTCCCGAGCCGCCGGTCGCGAAGACGATCGACTTGGCGTGGAAGATGTGCAGCTCGCCGGTCGAGAGCTCGTAGCAGATGACACCGGTGGCAACCGGGCCGTCCTCGGTCTCGGTGATGGCGATGTCGAGCGCGTAGAACTCGTTGAAGAACTCGACGTCGTGCTTGACGCAGTTCTGGTAGAGCGTCTGCAGGATCATGTGACCGGTGCGGTCGGCGGCGTAACACGCACGGCGGACGGGTGCCTTGCCGTGGTCGCGTGTGTGGCCACCGAATCGACGCTGGTCGATCTTGCCTTCGGGCGTGCGGTTGAACGGCAGACCCATCTTCTCGAGGTCGAGCACCGCATCGATGGCCTCCTTGGCCATGATCTCGACGGCGTCCTGGTCGGCGAGGTAGTCGCCGCCCTTGACGGTGTCGAAGGTGTGCCACTCCCAGTTGTCTTCCTCCACGTTCGCCAGTGCGGCACACATGCCGCCCTGGGCCGCGCCGGTGTGGCTGCGGGTGGGGTAGAGCTTGGTCAGTACGGCCGTGCGGGCACGGGGGCCAGCTTCGATTGCCGCACGCATGCCTGCGCCACCGGCGCCGACGATGACCACGTCATAACGATGTTCCTGCATGAAGTCTGTGCTCCCCTAGCTCGCCGAGATATTGGGGTCGAAGGTGAAGATGACGTACGTGCCCAGGCCCATGATCAGGATCATCGAGAGAACGAGGATCGTGGTCAGCCAGAAGCGCGTGGAGTCCTTGCGGGAGTAGTCCGCGATGACCGTGCGCAGACCGTTACCGCCGTGCAGCTGTGCCAGCCACAACATCGTCAGATCCCAGAACTGCCAGAACGGGCTGGACCAGCGACCTGCGACGAACGCGAAGTTCAGACGGTGAACGCCACCGTCGAGCATCAGCATGATGAACATGTGGCCCAGGACCAGAACGATCAGGGCGACGCCGGAGAAGCGCATGAAGAGCCATGCGTACAACTCGAAATTGTTCCGAGCCTTCGCGCGCGGGGACCGCGGGTTGTCCAGGCTTGCGGGACGGTCGTATGAGGTGCCCAGGCTCTTGGCTTCGGGTCCGTGAGTAGTCGCCATGTCAGTGCTCCGCAAACATGTTGATGAGGATGCGTCCGGCGCCTGGGATCATCACCAGGAACCAGATCGTCAGAATGGTCCAGAGCATGACGCGCTGGTACTTCGGGCCCTTCGACCAGAAGTCCACCAACATCACGCGCACGCCGTTG encodes:
- the sdhA gene encoding succinate dehydrogenase flavoprotein subunit, encoding MQEHRYDVVIVGAGGAGMRAAIEAGPRARTAVLTKLYPTRSHTGAAQGGMCAALANVEEDNWEWHTFDTVKGGDYLADQDAVEIMAKEAIDAVLDLEKMGLPFNRTPEGKIDQRRFGGHTRDHGKAPVRRACYAADRTGHMILQTLYQNCVKHDVEFFNEFYALDIAITETEDGPVATGVICYELSTGELHIFHAKSIVFATGGSGRMYKTTSNAHTLTGDGMGIIFRKGLPLEDMEFHQFHPTGLAGLGILISEAVRGEGGILRNADGERFMERYAPTIKDLAPRDIVARSMVLEVLEGRGAGPNKDYVYIDVTHIPEEVLDEKLPDIMEFSRTYLGVDPVKEPVPVYPTCHYVMGGIPTKINGEVLRNNDEIVKGLYAAGECACVSVHGANRLGTNSLLDINVFGRRAGIAAAEYANSTEFVDMPETPAAMVEDWVGVILSDHGHERVADIRTELQQSMDNNASVFRTEERLTQALKDVRALKERYNHITVQDKGKRYNSDLLEAIELGFLLEMAEVTVVGALNRKESRGGHAREDFPDRNDAEYMKHTMAYKEGDGLLSDIRLDYKPVIQTRYEPMERKY
- a CDS encoding succinate dehydrogenase hydrophobic membrane anchor subunit; translated protein: MATTHGPEAKSLGTSYDRPASLDNPRSPRAKARNNFELYAWLFMRFSGVALIVLVLGHMFIMLMLDGGVHRLNFAFVAGRWSSPFWQFWDLTMLWLAQLHGGNGLRTVIADYSRKDSTRFWLTTILVLSMILIMGLGTYVIFTFDPNISAS